The DNA sequence ATGGAGTTATGACGGGTCCTGAGCATGTTGCCATGCTAAGATGGTTATACTGCCTTTGACGGGGTACACCCATGGAAAAGAATACCCAGAAAGACACAGTGTCTCAAGCCTTCAGAGCTATAGGAAATACCAATTATAAGAATATAGAATTGAAGAGCTGTTACTGGAGGTTGTTAAGCACGGTAGAAAGATAATGAAAGGCCAAGGGTAATAAATCATCAATTTAAGGCAAACAGTGAAAGCTGCTTTGGCAACATGCAAAGCTCATCtgctgcagcaagagaaaaaagaaagctaaagatCAGGTCCAGGACTTAATTGGTAGTGGAGTATCATATAAGATTTAATTCTGAAACCTGGCAAGTCTATTATGCCAAGGTTAAGGCCTTGATTGGTAAGTAATGTGTCTCTGAGATGAAATGGGAACATACAGGCATTTGAAAATTTTGAATGTCTAGATTTCTCTCAAAATTCTGGGACTGCAGACATGACCCATGCCTTTCTGTTAAAGGTTAGCTCACCCCTGGCTTGACTGGAGAAGAATCAGCTTCCAGGCTACACTGAGATTGTTGGCAGGATTTAGCTCCTTGAAACTGTAGAAGTGAGAGCTTCAGCTTTGTTGTTATCAGCCAGAGTTCATCCTCAACTACTAGAGATCATGTATAGTTCCCTCCCACAGGTGGTTCACAATACAGTCTCTTAGGTTGTCAATACTAGCAGCAGAGCAAGAATCTGTACTGGCAATAGTCTCACACATTGTAGTCTGGAGCTCATTTCAATGACTCCCGTGTTACTAAACCCAATAGACAATTCCCATTGTTTGTCTTGTAATGTAAGAAACAATTGACAGTTAAGCACTCTCTTTCTTGAAACACTGTATTCTCTTGGTTTCTAAGATTTCATAGTATCCAGTTTTCCTTTTACTTCACTAGACTCTCTTTCTCAGTCTCTACTACCAATTCCTCCCCATCTTCATAATATCTTGCTGTTGGAGTACCCCAAAATTCATTGTTTAGACTTCTCTATTGAGAATCCCTCTGATAAATTCACTGGTATGGTCCCCCAAACCATATAAAAGCTAATGACAGCCATATCTATACTTTCTACCTGGGAATTTCCTCTGGATTCCAGACGTATATCCAATTACCTTTGCAAATTTTGCATATGAATGTCTAATAAACGTTTCAAGCTTACTAGGCCCAAACTTGAAATCCAGTTCTTCATTCCCAACTCTTCTCCTTCTACAgtctcttctgcctccattaacCACTGccctctcttctgttttcttaatcTAAAACCCCTGGGGTTATTCTGGAATGCACTCACTTATCCACTGTCTTAGTTCAGTCTGGCTGCTGTAAGAAATGACCATAGATTgaatggcttataaacaacagaaatttatttcttaccgTTCTGGTCGCTAAGAATTTTGAGATCGTGGTAGATTCGGTGTCTGGTGAGAGCatgcttcctggttcacagatgtCCATCTTCTGCCTGTGTCCTCATATGGTAGAAGGGGTCAGGGAGCTCTCAGGGGTGTCtgctataagggcactaatcccgtTCATGAAGCCTCCACCCTCCATACTTAATCACCTACCAACACCATTACattggggttaggatttcaaaatATGAGTTTCAGGGAGACGCAGACGTTCAGCCTGGACAACACGCAGTATCCAATCAGTAAATCTATCGGTTGTTTTTTTCAGGGTGTATGCAGAAGCTGACTACTTCTTCTCTCCTCTGCTACCTCCCTACTCCAAGCTACCAAAACCTCCCCACTTAGTTATTGCAACAGTATCCTAATTGGTTTCCCTGATTCCACACTCACTCCTTTAACACCTGTTCTCAGTACAAGCTCCAGAATAATCATCTTAAAACAAGCTGCATATATCATTCTTCTGCTCAGTGATTTCCAAAGGCTCCCTGACTTACTCCAATGGAGGCCAGTTCCTCTGCTGGTTTATCTGCCCTGTGCATTCtgacctcccctcctctccctgaaCTCATCTCCCAGGATGCTCCTGCTCTCCCATTTTATTCCAGCCACACTGTGCTCAAACATCCATGAATTCCCTGCCTTCAGATCCCTCAGCCTAGAATGCTTCCCTCAAATgtctactttgttttttttttttttctcttctcctaaaTTTTTAACCAAATGCCACCTTCTCAGTGAAACCTTCCCTAACCACATTATCTAAAATCACACCCTGTCCCttcccacacacacacttcctacTCTTTTCCCTCCATAAATCTTCATAACACTTTCCACTTTCTAACATATTCTAATTCAGTTGCTTCTTTCAGATAGTGTCTGTCTCCCCTGAATAGACCTAAGCTCCATAAGGGTGGAGATTACCTGCTGGGGTTTTTTTGCACAATGTTTATTTCCCTAAGGCACAGACTAGCGTAGTGCACAGAGCCCAGAGTACCTACTCCGtatgtgttgaataaataaatcaataaaggaTTAGAtgaatgagtaagtgaatgaatgaattagtaTAACTAAAGGTCCACTTTGTTAGTATCAGTCAGGGCACCAGCAGGAAGCATGTGGAAAATTCAAATGGGGAAATTTAGGTAAGTTTAAAGAAGGAGGATCCTGAGCTTCCAGGTTTGAGCACTGCTGCTGGGCACTGTAGTTGTCCCACCGCCACTGGGATCATGGTGTTCTACTTCACCAGTAGTAGCGTTAACTCATCTGCTTACACTATTTACATGGGAAAGGATAAATATGAAAGTAAGTTTTCAAAAGcatttgattttgaaattttcagCAGATGAAGATCTGATAAAGTATGGCTGGCCTGAAGATATTTGGTTTCATGTGGACAAACTCTCTTCGGCTCATGTGTACCTTCGATTACATAAGGGAGAGAAAATAGAAGATATTCCAAAGGAGGTGCTGATGGACTGTGCCCATCTTGTGAAGGCCAATAGCATTCAAGGCTGCAAGGTGAACAATGTGAATGTGGTTTACACGCCGTGGTCTAACCTGAAGAAGACGGCCGACATGGACGTGGGCCAGATTGGCTTTCACGGGCAGAAGGATGTGAGAATTGTGACAGTAGAGGAGAAAGTGAATGAGATCCTGAACCGATTGGAAAAGACCAAAATGGAGCGGTTCCCAGACCTAGAGGCAGAGAAGGCATGCAGAGACCATgaagagagaaatgagaagaaagcCCAGATTCAGGGaatgaaaaggagggaaaaggaAGCAATGAAGAAGAAGTGGGAGATGGACGAGCTTAGGAGCTATTCATCACTGACGAAAGGTGAGACTATGTCTTCAAATCAGGATGGCAATGATTCAGGCGAATTCATGTGAATGGAGAAAAGGACCTTTTAAAGATGTGAATTTGGGGCAGTGTGCAGAAGTTTTCATTTCATCTATGTTCTGAGTCGTAAAAAAACAACCAACTAAAATTCTGCCTTCATAATATTCTACAAATATTACCAACTTCGGAGTTAAAAAAGTGTTCCCTTTTTTGCTGTCAGCAAAGGATcagatgaatatatatgtatatgtaaatgtgTATACAGTATAGTTGGACTTTAATACAGCATATAACTttaggaaagtgaaaatatttttgccAGAACATGCCTTGGAACCTCGCGAAAGTTGGCCGCCCTTGTTCTTGGAATAGACTCTAGAACGAACCAACTCTGGAAAGTATTTCTATTACTGCGGTCTGTCCTGAAAACAGATGCCTTGAAAAGCTCCTCATATTCTTAAAATAGTCTCAGTTCTGTTAAGAAGAACATATTGATGAGCAATATAAGTGAATGTTCCTCTCACCCCTGACTCCctgattaaggaaaaaaaaaaaaagatctgggtTTTGAAAGTGATAGTGATATTTTCAGAAGATAACTGGCTTCGGTGGTCATATCCCATAGTGCCACCCGAGTTTGTTAATGGATCTGCCCTCATCTCTCAGCTTCTCCAGGCTTCTTCCTGCTACATCCTTCCTTTTCCCATTGAGAGTCTCCACCCGGGCACCATCAGACTTAAGAAAAAGAATAGTCAATGTTAATCAGGGTTGGGCCTTATGGCAGTTTTTACCTGAGCCCCAAGTTGTATATTACAGCTTCCAGCTCCAGAGTCATTTCTCAGCAGTGAGGGAAGAAACAGGAAGGAGTGCTCTGTGAATTCCTTTGAAGATGTAGGTTACCTGGTTTCTGTCTTGGGATGTAGCATAAAGCCCAAGTCTACTTGGCAATTATGGTTTAGAAAGACTTAAGCATTGCACTTGCCAGCTGAGTAGTTTGttatttactttgaaataatatttattttgagtGGTAATCCCGGAGTTCAGACTCCTCAGTTGTAGACTCAGTAACTTAATAGGTAACAGTCCTGCTCATCTGAATCACCTGCCTTCCAGGGTGATTCTGAATAGAAGAGAGATCTCTGTGACAATCTGTCAAGCAACTGCTATGGAAAGAGACAaaacaatgaaaaggaaagacacaAAGTCTGTGGGTCAGAAGGCAGAGAGGTTCACACTTTAACCACACCCAGAAGTCTTCAGCTCTGTTCCAACCCAGCAAAAGCACCTCCTCCAACAGATATTCCAGCTGTAATAGTAGAATAGAAACAAGACTTATTTCTGTTTATCCCAAGTTGGTGTGTGGGGTTGAACTGGAAAATGTCTTGGGCCAAATTTTGAGAGAGGGTACAGAAGATGACGGCATAGATTAGTGATTATCGCTGTATATATGTCTCATGATAGCCCAGAATTCTGTGAATTGGAAATATAACAATAAAGACTCAtgttttatttgggaaaaaataaaaaataaagaagaaggtATTTACAAAATGGAAGGGAACAATAAGGATGGTGAAATACCCAAGAgccaaagaaaatgtggtgtctACACCTCACAGAGCAAGGGCAGGAATCACGTGCAGGAATAAGAAGAGGGAACTTGTAAGAccaatttgggggtggggaggggcttccctggtggtccagtagtgaagaatctgcctgctaatgcagaggacatgggttcttTCAATCCCTGGCCGCctaggaagatcccgcatgctgtggggcacctaagcccatgcaccaccactGCTGAACCCATGCAGCGCAGCTCCTGAAGTCTGGGTGGCCGTGAGCCTATGTTCAGCAATAAGAGAAGGCcccacaataagaagcccacacagcaaaactagagaggaggccccgctctccacaactagagaaagcccctgtgctagcaacgaagacctagtgcaggcaataaataaataaataaacattgttTGAAAAGACAAATCTGCCCAGCAGTTGTGGACTTCATTTGGGATGCAGCCAATCAGAGGAGACCCAGTAGGAAAGGAGCCTGGaagataaatacccagaactTGCCTCCTGTTGCCTCATGTATCCTGCTGAGGCCTTTCATCGGCCAAACCCAACTGCAGGTTGTGGGCCAGGAAGGCTCTTAATACAGCCCTGAACAGCCAGGGCTCGAGCACAGAATGTTGGAAAGTGAATctggaaaggaaaatggaaaatgtccTGCACACCTGCTGTCACCCTCTGTCTCTTACAATATTTTATGGGATGGGATAGAACAAAACTATTCTTTGGAGGTAGCACACCTTTGCTATGGAAGGTAAATTTCATCTCCATCAGAAACTTTGTATTTCAGACTTTTGCCTGTAGATCACTTGTTTgttcccttttaaaataaaagtattcaaTCCTTGAATGACTTggattattttactttaaatcacTATAGTTGAGATTGTTTTCAGCAAATCAAGTACTAACCTTTAAGAGGACGTCTAAAGGCTACATTCTCTGGCCTGTTCTATTTAGATGACTAGGAAGAAAAAGCATTGAAATTTGCTGAAAGCTTCTTTAGAAAATTTTTTGAaatgagccttaaaaaaaaatggaagcgaAGTAAAATGAAAGGAGCTGAAGCAACAGTCCTACTTGGAAAGATAAAACTAACAGCCCTGGCTAAAAATAGCATCCATAACTGCTCATGAGAAACATCTGGTGGAGAGAATGCGTTTATCAGGTGACACTTTTGAGAAAGTGCTCAATTCATTTAGGACATCATAACCATACCAATATACAATACCCCTAAGAAGACGGAACGGGAAACAGACAAAGTTTGGCATCACTCCTGATGTTGAGGGTGTATTGTAAATGGTCTTAACCTTTTGTCCTGTTGTATTGGGACTTTCTACCTATGAAATGCTTCTCCTTTCTTCACTGCGCATTTACTTTGCTGTTTAGTcatgaagtcatgtctgattctttgcaaccccatgccaggctcctctgtccatgaaaatttccaggcgagaataccagagtggcttgtcatttccttctccaggggatcttcctgacccagggatcaaacatgtgtctcctgtttggcaggtagattctttaccactgagcttcctGGGAAGCCACGTTTACTTTAGGGAACTTAAAGAGACATACAGACACATACTCACACTGAAAGGAGAACAGGTGACTCCACCTGCAGGTTGGGCAATAGTATAGTCACTGGAAGGATGCTGGCTCACTTCTGGAGGGAGGCTGAAATAAGAGTTTTTTAGACATCGAGGATGCTGGCGTAACACAGTGATTGAGTAGTAGGACTAGAGATCGCTAGGGATTTTGTTTGAGGCTGTTGAACGTGGTGGTACTCTCTGGTAATCCGGAGATGCATAGTTTGCCATGGAAATACAGAGAaggctgttttgttttgcttctgaaTTCCATTACTCTGCAGGGTAGCTCTTCTTTCTGTCCTGAGCTCTCGGGTTGTGTGATCTCCTTCTGTCTTCGGTCATGACTGGAGCATGCCACTTTTACCCCTTCTTTATGGatgtataaatttttttctctatgctGTTATTTTTTATCAGCAAAGAACTTCTGTTCAGTgtaatgactgctgctgctgctaagtcgcttcagtcatgtccaactctaatgTTTACTAATTTTCAGTAAACTCACTGCCAATCTACTCAGTCCCTTTTTACCCTTTTAATGAATTCTTGACCTCTCTGAATCGGTGACCCTAGCATATCGTCCTTCCCGATCCCAGTAAATCTTTAACTATAAATGATTAAGAAATTGTTCTTTCTCACTTCTCTTTATCATTTCTCACTTCTTTTGAGCCTCCAAACTGCTTTTCTCCCTGCAGCCCTGACCCCTACTTCAAACCTTCTAGGCCTTTAATAGGTTTGTATCTAACTGACTTCAAAAACCTGTTCCATCTGTTTGCTCTCTTTAGATCTTACCTAgattattttctccattgttaTCTACAAAACTGAGTAACAGTGGGACACTATTGGGAGGTATCAAATTGGATGCCGCTGCTGTGTCTGTTCCTGCGGACACAACAGGTACCCTATGTCTAGGCTCTGCTCTATTAATGATCGCATCTGACCCTTCCACTAAAAGTGAAGTGTTCTCCCCACACCAGAGATTTAAAAACCCCAAGATTCAAATTGAGACCGTCATGGTGGTAAGTGGAAGAAACATGTGATGAAACTACTTTTTAGTACTTCTCAACCCTCGTTGTTCATGGGAATCATGTGTATCAGTCTCTTTCAACACTGACTGCACACACAAATCACCTGGATCTTAGTGAAACGCAGATTATGGTTCAGCAGATCTAGAGAAGGTCCTAAGGGTCCGCATTTCTTAAAAGGTCTCAGGCGGCGCCAGAGCTACGGGTGGCCATGGGACATACTTTGAGTAGCAAGGACTTTTAAGAATACATTTGCCAAACTCCAACACACTAATGAAATCTTTGAAGATAGGGTGCCAAGCAACTCAATTGGAAGTGCATCAAAAATAAGATAGCTTGATAAAATGGCTGCATAAATATATGATAAGGCAAGAATAtagcaaaataaaacttttcatttctattcTATATTGGAGGAACTGATTAAGAATGTTGTGATAgattcaggtggacagcaaagggactcagctatgcatatacatgtatctctaTTCTTCCCGAAACTCTCCGcccgtccaggctgccacctaacactgagcagagttccctgtgccacagAGTAGATTCTTGTCGGTTATCCATTTGCAATATAGTGGTGTGCACATGTTGATTTCAGTTTTAAGAGCTAGGTGGATATGTGGCTATTTACTCCAAGTTCTGcatatttaaactttttacaatggaatattggaAAAAATAGGTCGGGAATAAAACATTTTGGGGACTGTGAAAACTTTTCTCCCCCATGGTGTATACCAATTATTCATTCTTCCCCTCAAAAGAAACCCCATTTGTtatagttttaaataatttttatttcattttcacaataaAGTTATTCATTCTTGTTTCACTGATGCAGACAGTTCCAATCTTTGAGGTGATTTACTATATTGCAAAGCATGAAATTTGGGG is a window from the Capra hircus breed San Clemente chromosome 27, ASM170441v1, whole genome shotgun sequence genome containing:
- the LOC102184589 gene encoding coiled-coil domain-containing protein 25-like; the protein is MVFYFTSSSVNSSAYTIYMGKDKYENEDLIKYGWPEDIWFHVDKLSSAHVYLRLHKGEKIEDIPKEVLMDCAHLVKANSIQGCKVNNVNVVYTPWSNLKKTADMDVGQIGFHGQKDVRIVTVEEKVNEILNRLEKTKMERFPDLEAEKACRDHEERNEKKAQIQGMKRREKEAMKKKWEMDELRSYSSLTKGETMSSNQDGNDSGEFM